The Deinococcus apachensis DSM 19763 genome includes a region encoding these proteins:
- a CDS encoding c-type cytochrome: MERNDAVMPWVAIVCAAIMWIILLFLFNKETAPEPVAVDPAVSARISQEWPTLGKQVYTTAGCIGCHGAEGQGGAGARLAGDEKIVKDPVYVHTIITKGKGQMPAFTQLKEEEVYAVANYVLHSFGNNIEEPLTPALVAAAQTKVDPAVLKNRSRFVPEDIKLPEIFLATFIMVLLTYGLIGLYSVWAEGVELHPGIHKVRATPIATTAMVVTLGLSLLFSVLFVRQMVADYAAWANKEMPNVAMEGFYAAMILLTLAVAVGLYKKFFMDGEVLVEDASGEFPW; the protein is encoded by the coding sequence GTGGAGAGAAACGACGCTGTCATGCCCTGGGTCGCCATCGTGTGCGCGGCCATTATGTGGATTATCCTGCTGTTCCTGTTCAACAAGGAGACGGCACCCGAGCCCGTCGCGGTGGACCCCGCGGTAAGCGCCAGGATCAGCCAGGAGTGGCCGACCCTGGGCAAGCAGGTGTACACGACCGCCGGGTGTATTGGCTGTCACGGTGCGGAAGGTCAGGGCGGTGCGGGTGCCAGGCTCGCCGGGGACGAGAAGATCGTCAAGGACCCGGTGTATGTCCACACCATCATCACCAAGGGCAAGGGGCAGATGCCCGCCTTCACGCAGCTCAAGGAAGAGGAAGTCTACGCCGTCGCCAACTACGTGCTGCATTCCTTTGGCAACAACATTGAGGAACCCCTGACCCCCGCGCTGGTCGCCGCCGCGCAGACGAAGGTGGACCCGGCGGTCCTGAAAAACCGCTCGCGCTTCGTGCCCGAGGACATCAAGCTGCCGGAGATCTTCCTGGCGACCTTCATCATGGTGCTGCTGACCTACGGCCTGATCGGTCTGTACAGCGTCTGGGCCGAGGGCGTGGAGCTGCACCCCGGCATCCACAAGGTGCGCGCTACTCCGATTGCCACGACCGCGATGGTGGTCACGCTGGGGCTGAGCCTGCTGTTCAGCGTGCTGTTCGTGCGCCAGATGGTCGCCGACTACGCGGCCTGGGCCAACAAGGAGATGCCCAACGTGGCGATGGAGGGCTTCTACGCCGCGATGATCCTGCTGACCCTGGCGGTCGCTGTCGGCCTGTACAAGAAGTTCTTCATGGACGGCGAGGTACTCGTCGAGGACGCGAGCGGCGAGTTCCCCTGGTGA
- a CDS encoding serine hydrolase, with translation MNSPFDLAAELRAHGYAGEVGVLITDLAGRELYALNPERIFPAASTIKVPLLVRALHEAQSGRLDLRERVTVREEDRAGGSGILHEFGPGLTPTWEDLLTLMIVVSDNTATNLVIDRLGVECVNGWLDGLGLGSTRLVGKLQLSHERQNEAQRRGERNRTAAWDQVNVLGKLARGDLLDPVHTALALSILSRQQLRDILGRHVPRGTDGELLYRVASKSGELLGVHHDVGVLFTPRPLVVALLSEGGLDPREHPENRDVTLLARVLWPLLAALGAVVAGDI, from the coding sequence GTGAATTCTCCTTTTGATCTAGCGGCCGAACTGCGCGCCCACGGTTACGCGGGAGAGGTGGGCGTCCTCATCACGGACCTCGCGGGTCGGGAGCTGTACGCCCTGAATCCCGAACGGATCTTCCCGGCGGCGAGCACGATCAAGGTGCCCCTGCTGGTGCGGGCACTTCACGAGGCGCAATCGGGCCGCCTCGACCTGCGGGAGCGGGTGACGGTGCGGGAGGAGGACCGGGCGGGTGGCTCGGGCATCCTGCACGAGTTCGGCCCCGGGCTGACCCCCACCTGGGAGGACCTGCTCACGCTGATGATCGTGGTGAGCGACAACACGGCCACCAACCTCGTGATTGACCGGCTGGGGGTGGAGTGCGTCAATGGGTGGCTGGACGGCCTGGGGCTGGGGAGCACGCGACTGGTCGGCAAACTCCAGCTGTCCCACGAGCGGCAGAACGAGGCCCAGCGCCGGGGCGAGCGCAACCGCACAGCGGCATGGGACCAGGTGAACGTGCTGGGAAAGCTCGCGCGGGGGGACCTGCTGGACCCTGTCCACACCGCCTTGGCCCTCTCCATCCTGTCGCGCCAGCAACTCCGGGACATCCTGGGGCGCCACGTTCCCCGAGGCACGGATGGCGAACTCCTCTACCGCGTCGCCAGCAAGAGCGGGGAACTGCTCGGCGTCCATCATGACGTGGGCGTGCTGTTCACCCCCCGTCCGCTCGTGGTCGCCCTGCTCTCCGAGGGGGGGCTCGACCCCCGTGAGCATCCCGAGAACCGGGACGTGACCCTGCTCGCGCGGGTGCTCTGGCCCCTGCTGGCGGCCCTGGGAGCCGTCGTGGCGGGGGACATTTAA
- a CDS encoding response regulator transcription factor: MIRVLLVDDHALFRQGLRSLLESEGMRVIGEAANGREAIRYAAETHPDVILMDIQMPELDGVKATQSILEIDPNARVIMITMYRQDRYVFEAVKAGARGYVLKDADAATLIDAIQRVAAGEALLDADMAQNVLDDFRDKREELPSEKHADLNERETMILKLLAQGFSNQDIALRLDISEKTVRNRLSEIFTKLQLNNRTQAALYAIREGIANLE, translated from the coding sequence ATGATTCGCGTCCTCCTCGTCGATGACCACGCCCTGTTCCGCCAGGGCCTGCGGAGCCTGCTGGAGTCCGAGGGCATGCGGGTGATCGGCGAGGCGGCCAACGGGCGCGAGGCGATCCGCTACGCCGCCGAGACCCACCCCGACGTGATCCTGATGGACATCCAGATGCCCGAACTCGACGGCGTCAAGGCCACCCAGAGCATTCTGGAGATCGACCCGAACGCCCGGGTCATCATGATCACCATGTACCGCCAGGACCGCTACGTGTTCGAGGCGGTTAAGGCCGGGGCGCGCGGTTACGTCCTCAAAGACGCCGACGCGGCAACGCTCATTGACGCGATCCAGCGGGTGGCGGCGGGCGAGGCGCTCCTCGACGCCGACATGGCCCAGAACGTCCTGGACGACTTCCGCGACAAGCGCGAGGAACTGCCCAGCGAGAAGCACGCGGACCTCAACGAGCGCGAGACGATGATCCTCAAGCTGCTCGCCCAGGGGTTTTCCAACCAGGACATCGCCCTCAGGCTCGACATCAGCGAGAAGACCGTTCGCAACCGGCTGTCGGAGATTTTCACCAAGCTGCAACTGAACAACCGCACCCAGGCGGCCCTGTACGCGATCCGCGAGGGCATCGCCAATCTGGAATAG
- a CDS encoding DMT family transporter: MSPHTRGLLLLVLVTGLWGSTFAVVKELGEQLPPAVLIAWRFLIATLALLPALALIRKASAAPAKPGPPIWRDGLILGAWLIAGYGTQTIALQTTGANRAAFFTALSVVLVPLWLMLAQRRPLPLPLWLALPLAVAGLAFLSWEGGALVVGDAWALACAVTYAGFIVALEGTASRHEALRFTLAQLAAVTLFAWVWAALSSPGQLWPPAPAWGPLLYLGVAATAVTTLLQTVGQRAVSAAEASLIYTLEPVAAALFSFSLIGERIGLRGALGGLLVVGATLLSQRAGQAPHPETPAPQVEGHQG; encoded by the coding sequence GTGTCCCCTCATACCCGCGGCCTCCTGCTCCTCGTCCTAGTGACTGGCCTGTGGGGCAGCACCTTCGCGGTGGTGAAGGAACTGGGAGAACAGTTGCCCCCCGCCGTGCTCATCGCCTGGCGCTTCCTGATCGCCACGCTGGCCCTGCTGCCCGCGCTGGCCCTGATCCGCAAGGCCAGCGCCGCCCCAGCCAAGCCGGGGCCCCCCATTTGGCGGGACGGCCTGATCCTCGGCGCCTGGCTGATCGCCGGATACGGCACCCAGACGATTGCCCTGCAGACGACCGGGGCGAACCGGGCGGCCTTTTTCACGGCGCTCAGCGTGGTACTCGTGCCGCTGTGGCTCATGCTGGCGCAGCGCCGCCCCCTGCCGCTGCCCCTCTGGCTGGCCCTGCCGCTGGCGGTCGCAGGGCTGGCCTTCCTCTCCTGGGAGGGCGGGGCGCTCGTGGTGGGGGACGCCTGGGCGCTCGCCTGCGCGGTCACGTACGCGGGGTTCATCGTGGCGCTGGAGGGCACCGCCTCCCGGCACGAGGCGCTGCGCTTCACCCTCGCCCAGCTCGCGGCGGTCACCCTGTTCGCCTGGGTGTGGGCAGCATTGTCCTCTCCGGGGCAGCTCTGGCCCCCCGCCCCAGCCTGGGGACCGCTACTGTACCTGGGCGTGGCCGCCACCGCCGTCACTACCCTGCTCCAGACGGTGGGGCAGCGCGCCGTCAGCGCGGCCGAGGCCAGCCTGATCTACACGCTGGAGCCCGTGGCTGCCGCCCTCTTCAGCTTCTCACTCATCGGCGAGCGCATTGGGCTGCGCGGGGCGCTGGGTGGGCTGCTGGTGGTGGGCGCCACGCTCCTGAGCCAGCGGGCCGGGCAGGCGCCGCACCCGGAAACGCCCGCGCCGCAGGTGGAGGGGCACCAGGGGTGA